In the Variovorax sp. S12S4 genome, one interval contains:
- a CDS encoding TetR/AcrR family transcriptional regulator — MADAEPTGRRERRRAQTLDSVATIAMRLFEANGYNATTMEQIALQADVAKGTLYNHFPTKEAILAHWVHKELAEDTQRLSRLAEKPGSFESRLMQLLDASAEWSERYRAYLLDYFRFRFLNIEDELDAGEAQGRPRDLAGLFALLIAQAQQDGTLRADLPAEHLASLLHHLYFGALMRWLTQPGLVLGDEFAVIVEIFVGGARAAGKPLRRKRA, encoded by the coding sequence TTGGCAGACGCAGAACCTACAGGCAGGCGCGAGCGGCGCCGCGCCCAAACGCTCGACAGCGTGGCAACCATTGCCATGCGGCTCTTCGAAGCCAATGGCTACAACGCCACCACCATGGAGCAAATCGCGCTGCAGGCCGATGTGGCCAAGGGCACGCTGTACAACCACTTTCCGACCAAGGAGGCGATCCTTGCGCACTGGGTGCACAAGGAGCTGGCGGAGGACACGCAACGGCTGAGCCGCCTGGCCGAGAAGCCCGGCAGCTTCGAGTCGCGGCTGATGCAGCTGCTCGACGCGTCGGCCGAATGGTCTGAGCGCTACCGGGCCTACCTGCTCGACTATTTCCGGTTCCGCTTTCTCAACATCGAGGACGAGCTCGACGCCGGCGAGGCCCAGGGGCGCCCGCGCGACCTCGCAGGGCTCTTTGCGCTGCTGATCGCGCAGGCGCAGCAAGACGGCACGCTGCGCGCCGACCTGCCCGCCGAGCACCTGGCTTCGCTGCTGCACCACCTGTACTTCGGCGCGCTGATGCGATGGCTCACGCAGCCGGGCCTGGTGCTCGGCGACGAGTTTGCGGTCATTGTCGAAATCTTTGTCGGCGGCGCCCGTGCCGCCGGCAAGCCACTGCGGAGAAAGCGCGCATGA
- a CDS encoding serine hydrolase domain-containing protein, translating to MRVHGKTSLLATMAASLFFAALPLKAAPADEPAVWPTAGWLASTPEAQGMDSAAVARLVDFGAANAMDSLLVTRYGRLVAEAYYAPYRANLKHAVNSTTKAVVGTLTGMALQDGVLASRDQPVIDLFPERSIANLDASKKAMTIGHLLDMTSGIDWKEKLDDSVPETALQFGRSRDWQGFVLDRPMAQPPGGGFNYNSGNTHLLSAILAKKTGGSTLAYAQRRLFQPLGIGDVRWRKDPQGIETGGFGLYLHPRDMAKIGYLYLRKGQWEGRQLLPAAWVEQVFQASVDMGFKNGPVFRYANGWWTIPEKRAYIAAGMNRQLIIVMPDIDVVAVVTGRRNYLLPPFIDMIAASARSARPLAEDGAAQAVLADRIRAASVEKQSPVAPAPELAATVSRKVWQFDRNLLGVRRLMLDLTAANPSYEILFDNGRTDAPAEPVTGPLGLDGYYCINERVADAPVAVRGDWTDPQSFRIFSRSLSDGDVSMYLLRFDGARLNVAFENNRGFKTQVQGRAAD from the coding sequence ATGCGAGTGCACGGCAAGACAAGCCTCCTGGCCACCATGGCGGCCTCGCTGTTCTTTGCGGCCTTGCCACTCAAGGCCGCACCGGCGGACGAGCCGGCCGTCTGGCCGACCGCCGGGTGGTTGGCAAGCACACCCGAGGCGCAAGGCATGGATTCCGCCGCGGTCGCCAGGCTGGTCGACTTTGGCGCCGCCAACGCGATGGACAGCCTGCTCGTCACGCGCTATGGAAGGCTGGTTGCCGAGGCCTACTACGCACCCTACCGCGCCAATCTCAAGCATGCGGTGAACTCCACCACCAAGGCCGTCGTCGGAACGCTCACCGGCATGGCGCTCCAGGACGGGGTGCTGGCTTCGCGCGACCAGCCGGTGATCGACCTCTTTCCCGAGCGCAGCATTGCGAATCTCGATGCGTCGAAGAAGGCGATGACCATCGGGCACCTGCTCGACATGACCTCGGGCATCGATTGGAAGGAGAAGCTTGACGATTCGGTGCCCGAGACAGCACTGCAGTTCGGGCGCAGTCGCGACTGGCAAGGCTTTGTGCTCGACCGCCCGATGGCGCAGCCGCCCGGCGGCGGCTTCAACTACAACAGCGGCAACACGCATCTGCTGTCGGCCATTCTTGCGAAGAAGACAGGCGGCAGCACGCTGGCCTATGCGCAGCGCAGGCTGTTCCAGCCGCTGGGCATCGGCGACGTTCGCTGGCGCAAGGACCCGCAGGGCATCGAGACCGGCGGCTTCGGTCTTTACCTGCATCCGCGCGACATGGCGAAGATCGGCTACCTCTACTTGCGCAAGGGCCAATGGGAAGGGCGCCAGTTGCTGCCCGCCGCGTGGGTGGAGCAGGTCTTTCAAGCATCGGTGGACATGGGCTTCAAGAATGGGCCCGTCTTCCGCTATGCGAACGGCTGGTGGACCATTCCGGAAAAGCGCGCCTACATTGCGGCGGGCATGAACCGGCAGCTCATCATCGTGATGCCGGACATCGACGTGGTTGCGGTCGTCACGGGAAGGCGCAACTACCTGCTGCCTCCGTTCATCGACATGATCGCGGCCTCTGCGCGTTCGGCCCGGCCGCTGGCCGAAGACGGCGCTGCGCAGGCCGTGCTGGCCGATCGCATTCGCGCTGCATCCGTAGAAAAGCAAAGCCCCGTGGCGCCTGCGCCCGAGCTTGCTGCAACGGTCTCGCGTAAGGTCTGGCAATTCGACCGCAATCTGTTGGGTGTGAGACGCCTGATGCTCGATCTCACGGCGGCAAACCCAAGCTACGAAATACTCTTCGACAACGGCCGCACCGATGCGCCTGCCGAGCCGGTGACCGGGCCGCTGGGGCTCGACGGCTACTACTGCATCAACGAAAGGGTTGCCGACGCGCCGGTTGCGGTCAGGGGCGACTGGACCGACCCGCAGAGCTTTCGCATCTTCTCGCGTTCGCTGAGCGATGGCGACGTGTCGATGTACCTGCTGCGCTTCGATGGCGCCAGGCTGAACGTGGCTTTCGAAAACAACCGAGGCTTCAAGACCCAGGTGCAGGGCAGGGCCGCGGACTAG
- a CDS encoding LysR family transcriptional regulator, with protein sequence MKPIELSRIDLNLLTVLAALMRERHVSRAAERLNLGQPAVSHALARLRELTGDPLLVRQGRVMEPTERALALMQGLGPALEQIEATLRAQAEFEPGRAAPVFRIGLTDDLQIAMLPRLLRALGAEAPSARLVTLTVCYRNAAQHLDDGQVSAVMSFLKDLPAGAKVRKVRTARFALLRADTAAGKISLDDYCRRRHVLVTYAGDLCGTVDETLSELGRQRDVAFSVPQFGSLPAVLAGTELLATVPEHVAQALSAQGGLRYEALPFESPSYQIKLAWRAVTDKDPAEAWLRKAMLRAFGD encoded by the coding sequence ATGAAACCGATCGAACTCAGCCGTATCGACCTGAACCTGCTCACTGTGCTGGCGGCGCTCATGCGCGAGCGGCACGTCAGCCGCGCCGCCGAGCGGCTGAACCTGGGGCAGCCCGCGGTGAGCCATGCGCTGGCGCGGCTGCGCGAGCTCACGGGCGATCCGCTGCTGGTGCGCCAGGGACGCGTGATGGAGCCGACCGAGCGCGCGCTGGCGCTGATGCAGGGGCTTGGGCCGGCACTCGAGCAGATCGAGGCGACGCTGCGCGCGCAGGCGGAGTTCGAGCCCGGTCGCGCCGCGCCGGTGTTTCGCATCGGCCTGACGGACGACCTGCAGATCGCCATGCTGCCGCGGCTGCTTCGCGCGCTCGGTGCCGAGGCGCCGAGCGCCAGGCTGGTCACGCTCACCGTCTGCTACCGCAACGCTGCACAGCACCTTGACGACGGGCAGGTCAGTGCGGTGATGAGCTTCCTGAAAGACCTGCCCGCGGGCGCGAAGGTCCGCAAGGTTCGCACGGCGCGTTTCGCGCTGCTGCGCGCCGACACCGCCGCCGGAAAAATTTCGCTCGACGATTACTGCCGCCGCCGGCATGTGCTCGTGACCTACGCGGGCGACCTCTGCGGCACCGTCGACGAGACGTTGAGCGAACTTGGCCGGCAGCGCGACGTGGCCTTCTCGGTGCCGCAGTTCGGCAGCCTGCCCGCGGTGCTGGCCGGCACCGAGTTGCTGGCCACGGTGCCCGAGCATGTGGCACAGGCGCTGTCTGCGCAGGGCGGGCTTCGCTACGAGGCTTTGCCGTTCGAAAGCCCGAGCTACCAGATCAAGCTGGCATGGCGCGCCGTAACCGACAAGGACCCGGCGGAGGCCTGGCTGCGCAAGGCGATGCTGCGCGCCTTTGGCGATTGA
- a CDS encoding alcohol dehydrogenase catalytic domain-containing protein, with translation MSKMVRFHEFGGAEVLKIEQVATPLPGAGEVRIAVQAIGLNWADALWRQNLYIEDATLPAGLGNEAAGTIDAVGAGVSGFSIGDRVAVLPGANQGRYPTYGDSILFPAAHVVRYPEQLSPRKPPAPTWPT, from the coding sequence ATGAGCAAGATGGTTCGCTTTCACGAGTTCGGCGGTGCCGAGGTGCTGAAGATCGAACAGGTGGCAACGCCCTTGCCCGGCGCCGGCGAGGTGCGCATTGCGGTGCAGGCCATCGGCCTGAACTGGGCCGATGCGCTGTGGCGCCAGAACCTGTACATCGAAGATGCAACCCTGCCGGCCGGGCTGGGCAACGAGGCGGCCGGCACCATCGATGCGGTCGGCGCGGGTGTCAGCGGCTTCTCCATCGGCGACCGGGTTGCGGTTCTGCCGGGAGCCAATCAGGGCCGCTACCCTACGTATGGCGACAGCATCCTGTTCCCCGCGGCCCACGTGGTCCGCTACCCGGAGCAGCTCTCCCCGCGCAAGCCGCCGGCGCCTACATGGCCTACCTGA
- a CDS encoding zinc-binding dehydrogenase, translating to MAYLTGYFPMFEMARLQRGQTMLVTGASSGTGIAALQMARAAGIIAIATTRTAAKRQALFDAGAAHVVVTQDEDVVERVLALTDGRGVDLVYDGVGGAQLERLGGVVAQRGWYVLYGLSGGAELRYPVLAQFRKSWRFHVYTVLEFIGSPTMGLPRDEDAFGRGLRFVNEGLASGALQMRIDRSFALDDVVKAHQYLERAGHVGKIVLTV from the coding sequence ATGGCCTACCTGACGGGCTACTTTCCGATGTTCGAGATGGCGCGGCTGCAGCGCGGGCAAACGATGCTCGTCACAGGCGCTTCATCGGGCACGGGCATCGCGGCGCTGCAGATGGCGCGTGCGGCCGGCATCATTGCCATTGCAACCACCCGCACGGCGGCCAAGCGCCAGGCGCTCTTCGATGCGGGCGCGGCGCATGTGGTGGTCACGCAAGACGAAGACGTGGTCGAACGCGTGCTGGCGCTCACCGATGGCCGCGGCGTCGACCTGGTGTACGACGGCGTGGGCGGTGCGCAGCTGGAGCGGCTCGGCGGCGTGGTCGCGCAGCGCGGTTGGTATGTGCTGTACGGGCTCTCCGGCGGCGCGGAGCTCAGGTATCCGGTTCTTGCGCAGTTTCGCAAGAGCTGGCGCTTCCACGTCTACACGGTTCTGGAGTTCATCGGTTCACCCACCATGGGCCTTCCGCGCGACGAGGACGCGTTCGGCCGCGGGCTGCGCTTCGTCAACGAGGGCCTGGCCAGCGGCGCCTTGCAGATGCGCATCGACCGCAGCTTTGCGCTCGACGATGTGGTGAAGGCTCACCAGTACCTCGAACGCGCGGGCCACGTCGGCAAGATCGTTCTCACAGTCTGA
- a CDS encoding amylo-alpha-1,6-glucosidase has translation MTKLDASTLALIDNCAQASIQLLERNLTPHGILAASPTEAAVARRYTRIFGRDAAICVMAMCGSGVPALEAGAVASLDALAAQQAANGQIPKYVDPEGLDADFWYLGCIDATLWWLIAVDHVRRHGRVGASHWSGEVERAIGWLLAQEHQHFRLLQQNEASDWADIMPRSGYVLYTNALWYDVKRRFALEHAEATEHHFNHLFNPFQQDLPEYHRARLLRHYARRGRDDPGLYLSFVNLSFVGNEGDVFGNVLAIQSGLADSSMARRIVKTIAAARACEPYPVRVVLHPLTREHALWRPYMARHQQNVVHQYHNGGIWPFVGGFWVMALAHLGLHDLAWPELARLAHVNELGGWRFTEWFHGRTLVPMGMAGQSWNAATFLLAQRALQGGEAAW, from the coding sequence ATGACCAAACTTGACGCCAGCACCCTTGCACTGATCGACAACTGCGCCCAAGCTTCCATCCAGCTCCTGGAGCGCAACCTGACGCCGCACGGCATCCTGGCCGCCAGCCCCACGGAGGCGGCGGTGGCGCGGCGCTACACGCGCATCTTCGGGCGCGATGCCGCCATTTGCGTGATGGCGATGTGCGGCAGCGGCGTGCCCGCGCTGGAGGCGGGCGCCGTCGCCAGCCTCGATGCGCTCGCGGCGCAGCAGGCCGCCAACGGGCAGATTCCCAAATACGTCGACCCCGAAGGCCTGGACGCCGACTTCTGGTACCTGGGCTGCATCGATGCCACGCTGTGGTGGCTGATTGCGGTGGACCATGTGCGCCGCCATGGCCGGGTGGGTGCCTCGCACTGGAGCGGCGAGGTGGAGCGCGCCATCGGCTGGCTGCTCGCGCAGGAGCACCAGCACTTCAGGCTGCTGCAGCAGAACGAGGCCAGCGACTGGGCCGACATCATGCCCCGCTCGGGCTATGTGCTGTACACCAACGCGCTCTGGTACGACGTGAAGCGCCGCTTCGCGCTGGAGCACGCCGAAGCGACCGAACATCACTTCAACCATCTGTTCAATCCGTTCCAGCAAGACCTGCCCGAGTACCACCGCGCAAGATTGCTGCGCCACTACGCGCGCCGCGGGCGGGACGACCCGGGCCTGTATCTCAGCTTCGTCAACCTTTCGTTCGTGGGCAACGAGGGCGACGTGTTCGGCAATGTGCTGGCCATACAGAGCGGGCTGGCGGATTCTTCAATGGCGCGGCGCATCGTCAAGACCATTGCGGCGGCGCGCGCCTGCGAGCCTTACCCGGTGCGCGTGGTGCTGCATCCGCTCACGCGCGAGCATGCGCTGTGGCGGCCGTACATGGCGCGCCATCAGCAGAACGTGGTGCACCAGTATCACAACGGCGGCATCTGGCCCTTTGTGGGCGGCTTCTGGGTGATGGCGCTCGCACACCTGGGCCTGCACGATCTCGCCTGGCCCGAGCTTGCACGCCTGGCGCACGTGAACGAACTCGGCGGCTGGCGCTTTACCGAGTGGTTCCACGGCCGCACCCTGGTGCCGATGGGAATGGCGGGCCAGAGCTGGAACGCCGCCACCTTCCTGCTTGCGCAGCGCGCCTTGCAGGGCGGCGAGGCGGCCTGGTAG
- a CDS encoding GlxA family transcriptional regulator: MQTLTHKDEEAAVSASDVVLVAFDGVEAIDIAGPASVFSKAELLRPGSYRLHIASPSGGNVLTNGGLSFAGTCNLRQLPAAIDTLVVAGGDEPGVRAAIVEQRIGAWLAEVAPGVRRIASVCSGAFALAAAGLLDGREATTHWRACDQLQALWPQVRVQRERIYVHDGPVWTSAGVTTGIELALALVEDDLGHAVSMEIARTLALPMLRGAEQPQLSQALEAQASASHRLRELVAWIGTHPQDDLSVEALAGRVQMSPRNFARAFAAETGRTPARFVEQIRVAAAAQLLRQTQWPQDRIASLSGFGSVDALQRAFARQHGLTPQAYRTHDQT, translated from the coding sequence ATGCAGACCCTGACCCACAAGGACGAAGAAGCCGCGGTTTCTGCCAGCGATGTGGTGCTTGTCGCGTTCGACGGTGTCGAGGCCATCGACATCGCCGGGCCGGCGAGCGTGTTCAGCAAGGCCGAGCTGCTGCGGCCCGGCAGCTATCGCTTGCACATCGCGTCGCCTTCGGGCGGTAACGTGCTGACGAACGGCGGCCTGAGCTTTGCCGGAACCTGCAACCTGCGGCAACTGCCCGCCGCGATCGACACGCTGGTCGTCGCGGGTGGCGACGAGCCGGGCGTGCGCGCCGCCATCGTGGAGCAGCGGATCGGTGCCTGGCTTGCGGAGGTTGCGCCCGGCGTACGCCGTATTGCCAGCGTGTGCAGCGGGGCATTCGCGCTTGCCGCGGCCGGCCTGCTCGACGGCCGCGAGGCCACCACGCACTGGCGCGCCTGCGACCAGCTGCAGGCGCTGTGGCCGCAGGTGCGGGTGCAGCGCGAACGCATCTACGTGCATGACGGGCCGGTGTGGACATCGGCCGGCGTTACCACCGGAATCGAGCTGGCGCTCGCATTGGTGGAGGACGACCTCGGCCATGCCGTGTCGATGGAGATCGCCCGCACACTGGCGCTGCCCATGCTGCGCGGCGCCGAGCAGCCGCAGCTGAGCCAGGCGCTCGAGGCGCAGGCTTCGGCCAGCCATCGGCTGCGCGAACTGGTGGCGTGGATCGGCACGCATCCGCAGGACGATCTCTCGGTGGAGGCGCTGGCCGGGCGTGTGCAGATGAGCCCGAGAAATTTCGCGCGCGCCTTTGCGGCCGAGACCGGCCGCACGCCGGCGCGCTTTGTTGAACAGATTCGCGTGGCAGCCGCCGCGCAACTGCTGCGCCAGACGCAGTGGCCGCAAGACCGGATCGCGAGCCTCAGCGGCTTCGGATCGGTGGATGCACTGCAGCGCGCCTTCGCGCGGCAGCACGGCCTGACGCCGCAAGCCTATCGAACCCATGACCAAACTTGA
- a CDS encoding DJ-1/PfpI family protein: MWRWVGALIGASIAAFALAGCSGSATPLPPAHADASRSEREKQAFVEALKPRRAGRPVIAVLALNEGTEMTDLLLPHAVLRRADVAEVRIVAPRSGRVSLYPALAIDGAQDFAGFDRQNPSGADYVIVPAMITEDDPAVSAWLKQQAARGARVIGVCSGALVVGRAGLLDGRRFAGHWYDRGTLQKRHPGATYVPHQRYVVDRGVATTTGITASVPTMLALVEAIGGPEKAKAVATELGVASWSPGHDSTPFYLDAGRRADFLLNKAAFWRNERRSIEVRNGSDDIALALVADAWSRSGRASVEAVSDSGPVTLRSGLVLMAQPSSSGKAPPLPLSATLKPVQQLDRTLCEIGARHGMARRNWVMLEMEYPGPVSGCPS; the protein is encoded by the coding sequence ATGTGGAGATGGGTTGGGGCGCTGATCGGAGCAAGTATTGCAGCCTTTGCACTGGCAGGCTGCAGCGGGAGCGCGACACCGCTGCCGCCCGCGCACGCGGACGCGTCCCGAAGCGAGCGCGAGAAGCAGGCCTTTGTCGAGGCCCTGAAGCCCCGCCGTGCCGGCAGGCCCGTGATTGCCGTGCTCGCGCTGAACGAAGGCACCGAGATGACCGACCTGCTGCTGCCGCATGCGGTGCTCAGGCGTGCCGATGTGGCCGAGGTGCGCATCGTGGCGCCGCGCAGCGGACGGGTGAGCCTGTATCCCGCACTGGCGATCGACGGCGCGCAGGACTTTGCCGGCTTCGACCGGCAGAACCCTTCGGGCGCCGACTACGTGATCGTGCCCGCGATGATCACGGAGGACGACCCCGCCGTCTCCGCATGGTTGAAGCAGCAGGCGGCGCGGGGCGCGCGCGTGATCGGCGTCTGCTCCGGCGCGCTGGTGGTCGGCCGCGCCGGCCTGCTCGACGGGCGTCGCTTTGCGGGCCATTGGTACGACCGCGGCACGCTGCAAAAGCGCCACCCCGGCGCCACCTACGTGCCGCACCAGCGCTACGTGGTGGACCGCGGCGTTGCCACGACCACCGGCATCACAGCCTCGGTGCCGACCATGCTCGCACTGGTCGAAGCCATCGGCGGGCCCGAGAAGGCAAAGGCAGTCGCCACCGAGCTGGGCGTGGCCTCCTGGAGCCCCGGGCACGACAGCACGCCGTTCTATCTCGACGCAGGCCGCAGAGCCGACTTTCTGCTGAACAAGGCCGCTTTCTGGCGCAACGAGCGGCGCAGCATCGAGGTGCGCAACGGCAGCGACGACATCGCCCTGGCGCTCGTGGCCGATGCTTGGTCGCGCAGCGGGCGCGCCAGCGTGGAGGCGGTGTCGGATTCAGGGCCGGTGACGCTGCGCAGCGGGCTGGTGCTCATGGCGCAGCCCTCCAGCAGCGGGAAAGCGCCGCCCCTGCCCCTCTCGGCAACGCTCAAGCCCGTGCAGCAACTGGACCGCACGCTGTGCGAGATCGGCGCGCGCCACGGCATGGCGCGGCGCAACTGGGTCATGCTCGAGATGGAATACCCCGGGCCGGTGAGCGGCTGCCCAAGCTGA
- a CDS encoding BMP family ABC transporter substrate-binding protein, whose product MNDLNKRSSLLKLAALTAVASAALIGCGKKEEAAPPAAAPAPAPAPAAAAPAPAAPLNIAFAYIGPVGDGGWTFAHDNGRKALEKEFGDKIKTTFVESVPEGADAERVFRDMVGQGNKLIFGTTFGYMEPMLKVATDSKDVKFEHATGYKTAENMRTYDSRTYEGAYMAGVIAGAMTKSNTLGVVGSVPIPEVLRNINSFTLGAQSVNPKITTKVVWVNEWFSPPKETEAATALINGGADVLFQNTDSPAVLKTAQEKGKRAFGWDSDMTAYGPKAHLASATINWAPYYIKATQDALDGKWATGQSWWGVKEGAIDIVSIAEDVPADIKTKVEEVKKGLKDGSFVIWKGPILGQDGKEVVAKDAVADDKFLSGVNFYVKGVEGKVPGGDKK is encoded by the coding sequence ATGAATGATCTGAACAAGCGCTCTTCCCTGCTCAAGCTCGCCGCCCTGACCGCGGTGGCTTCGGCAGCCCTGATCGGCTGCGGCAAGAAAGAAGAGGCAGCGCCACCGGCCGCGGCCCCCGCGCCCGCCCCGGCGCCTGCTGCCGCCGCACCGGCACCGGCCGCGCCGCTCAACATCGCATTCGCATACATCGGCCCGGTGGGAGACGGCGGCTGGACCTTCGCGCACGACAACGGCCGCAAGGCGCTTGAAAAAGAATTCGGCGACAAGATCAAGACCACTTTCGTCGAGAGCGTGCCCGAAGGCGCCGACGCCGAGCGCGTGTTCCGCGACATGGTCGGGCAGGGCAACAAGCTGATCTTCGGCACCACCTTCGGCTACATGGAGCCCATGCTCAAGGTGGCCACCGACAGCAAGGACGTGAAGTTCGAGCATGCCACCGGCTACAAGACGGCCGAGAACATGCGCACTTACGACAGCCGCACCTACGAAGGCGCCTACATGGCCGGCGTGATTGCCGGTGCCATGACCAAGAGCAACACGCTCGGCGTGGTGGGCTCTGTGCCGATTCCCGAGGTGCTGCGCAACATCAACAGCTTTACGCTGGGCGCACAGTCGGTCAACCCGAAGATCACCACCAAGGTGGTGTGGGTGAACGAATGGTTCAGCCCACCGAAGGAAACCGAGGCGGCCACCGCGCTCATCAACGGCGGCGCCGACGTGCTGTTCCAGAACACCGACTCGCCGGCCGTGCTCAAGACCGCACAGGAAAAGGGCAAGCGCGCCTTCGGCTGGGATTCGGATATGACCGCCTACGGCCCCAAGGCCCACCTGGCCTCGGCCACCATCAACTGGGCGCCGTACTACATCAAGGCCACGCAAGACGCGCTCGACGGCAAGTGGGCCACCGGCCAAAGCTGGTGGGGCGTGAAGGAAGGCGCCATCGACATCGTCTCCATTGCCGAAGACGTGCCGGCCGACATCAAGACCAAGGTCGAAGAAGTGAAGAAGGGCCTGAAGGACGGCAGCTTCGTGATCTGGAAGGGCCCGATCCTCGGCCAGGACGGCAAGGAAGTGGTCGCCAAGGACGCCGTGGCCGACGACAAGTTTCTCTCTGGCGTGAACTTCTACGTCAAGGGCGTGGAAGGCAAGGTGCCGGGCGGCGACAAGAAGTAA
- a CDS encoding ABC transporter permease yields the protein MDSYALLLGSTLSAGTVLAIAALGLLINEKAGIVNLGAEGMMLCAAIAGFATVVITHNPWLGFLAGMAAGALLAAFFGVLVIWLNTNQYATGLALSLFGVGFSAFVGINFVQAKLPESVSYAVPVLSDIPLVGPALFRHHPMVYFAVVLTFGLIWFLYRTRAGLVLRSVGESPESAHALGYPVRRIRFMAVIAGGALCGLAGAYLSTVYTPLWVEGMVAGRGWIALALTTFATWRPIRVLLGAYLFGGVSMLGFHLQSSGVDVPPQFLSMLQYIAPIVVLALISRNPAFIRINMPASIGKPFYPGS from the coding sequence ATGGACAGCTACGCACTCCTGCTGGGTTCCACCCTCAGCGCCGGCACCGTGCTCGCCATTGCGGCACTGGGCCTCCTCATCAACGAGAAAGCCGGCATCGTCAACCTCGGCGCCGAAGGCATGATGCTCTGCGCCGCCATCGCCGGCTTTGCGACGGTGGTCATCACGCACAACCCCTGGCTCGGCTTCCTGGCCGGCATGGCGGCCGGCGCATTGCTGGCAGCCTTCTTCGGCGTGCTGGTGATCTGGCTCAACACCAACCAGTACGCCACCGGGCTTGCGCTCAGCCTGTTCGGTGTCGGCTTCTCCGCCTTCGTGGGCATCAACTTCGTGCAGGCCAAGCTGCCCGAAAGCGTGTCGTACGCCGTGCCGGTGCTCAGCGACATTCCGCTCGTCGGACCCGCGCTGTTCCGGCATCACCCCATGGTGTATTTCGCGGTCGTCCTGACCTTTGGCCTGATCTGGTTCCTGTACCGCACCCGCGCCGGGCTGGTGCTGCGCTCGGTGGGCGAGTCGCCCGAATCGGCGCATGCGCTCGGCTACCCGGTGCGGCGCATCCGCTTCATGGCGGTGATTGCGGGCGGCGCGCTGTGCGGGCTGGCGGGCGCGTACCTCTCGACCGTCTACACGCCGCTGTGGGTCGAAGGAATGGTCGCGGGCCGCGGCTGGATCGCGCTGGCGCTCACCACCTTTGCCACCTGGCGGCCGATTCGCGTGCTGCTGGGCGCTTACCTCTTCGGCGGCGTCTCGATGTTGGGCTTTCACCTGCAGAGCAGCGGCGTCGACGTGCCGCCGCAGTTCCTCAGCATGCTGCAGTACATCGCGCCCATCGTGGTGCTGGCCCTGATTTCGCGCAACCCGGCGTTCATTCGCATCAACATGCCGGCATCCATCGGAAAGCCGTTCTACCCCGGCTCATAA
- a CDS encoding ABC transporter permease: MLKLEPRPELSRFWTFASPILALLITVLIGVALFAALGKDPVKGLLVFFYEPIKSGYAIGELTIKATPLLIIALGLAVCFRSNVWNIGAEGQFVFGAIAAGGVALMADKTTGSWIVVAILVAGTLGGMVWAGIVAFLRDKFNANEILVSLMLVYVATLLLGYMVFGPWKDPQGYNFPQSKTFEAVTQIPRLFKGSRVSIGLIIALLGVGALWVFLFRTRAGFAQQVGGLAPAAARYAGFSARRAIWIALLTSGGAAGLAGALEVAGPLGQLTPYVPAGYGFAAIIVAFVGRLHPVGMVFSAILMSMFYIGGELAQSRLGLPKSLTGVFQGLLLFTLLACDTLIAYRIRRKAAAKAASHTTSSLQASTPLTAPAARSTEGAL, translated from the coding sequence ATGCTTAAGCTCGAACCCCGCCCGGAGCTTTCGCGCTTCTGGACCTTTGCCTCGCCGATCCTGGCGCTGCTGATCACCGTGCTGATCGGAGTGGCGCTGTTCGCCGCGCTGGGCAAAGACCCGGTCAAGGGCCTGCTGGTGTTCTTCTACGAACCCATCAAGAGCGGCTACGCCATCGGCGAGCTCACGATCAAGGCCACGCCGCTGCTCATCATCGCGCTCGGCCTGGCGGTGTGCTTTCGCTCGAATGTGTGGAACATCGGCGCCGAAGGCCAGTTCGTGTTCGGCGCCATTGCCGCAGGCGGCGTTGCGCTCATGGCCGACAAGACCACCGGCTCATGGATCGTCGTGGCCATTCTTGTTGCGGGCACCCTCGGCGGCATGGTGTGGGCCGGCATCGTGGCGTTCTTGCGCGACAAGTTCAATGCCAACGAAATCCTGGTGAGCCTGATGCTGGTGTACGTGGCCACGCTGCTGCTCGGCTACATGGTGTTCGGCCCGTGGAAAGATCCGCAGGGCTACAACTTTCCGCAGTCGAAAACCTTCGAGGCCGTGACGCAGATTCCGCGGCTCTTCAAGGGTTCGCGCGTGAGCATCGGCCTGATCATCGCGCTGCTCGGCGTGGGCGCGCTGTGGGTGTTCCTGTTCCGCACCCGGGCCGGTTTCGCCCAGCAGGTCGGCGGGCTAGCACCGGCGGCCGCGCGCTACGCGGGCTTCTCCGCACGGCGAGCCATCTGGATCGCGCTGCTCACCTCGGGCGGCGCCGCAGGCCTGGCCGGCGCGCTCGAAGTGGCCGGCCCCCTCGGCCAGCTCACGCCGTACGTGCCGGCGGGCTACGGTTTCGCGGCCATCATCGTGGCCTTCGTCGGGCGGCTGCATCCGGTCGGCATGGTGTTCTCGGCCATCCTCATGAGCATGTTCTACATCGGCGGTGAGTTGGCGCAGTCGCGTCTCGGCCTGCCCAAGTCGCTCACCGGCGTCTTCCAGGGCCTCCTGCTCTTCACGCTCCTGGCGTGCGACACGCTCATTGCGTACCGCATCCGCCGCAAGGCAGCCGCCAAGGCCGCTAGCCACACGACGAGCTCGCTGCAAGCCAGCACGCCGTTGACTGCGCCGGCCGCGCGTTCGACCGAAGGAGCGCTCTGA